A single Aspergillus chevalieri M1 DNA, chromosome 3, nearly complete sequence DNA region contains:
- a CDS encoding MDR family NADP-dependent oxidoreductase (COG:C;~EggNog:ENOG410PGVS;~InterPro:IPR041694,IPR013149,IPR036291,IPR011032, IPR020843;~PFAM:PF00107,PF13602,PF16884;~go_function: GO:0016491 - oxidoreductase activity [Evidence IEA];~go_process: GO:0055114 - oxidation-reduction process [Evidence IEA]) has translation MASNKALVFKKIPEGYPIPGEHLAVESAAYDANVPAPENGVVVQSLYTSFDPYMRGRMRSAHIKSYAPPFHLNEALNSRSIAKVIRSNNDTYKEGDIVVGHIPIQEYIALNGEQTAAAISVLQNPLEIEDIRVYLGPLGMPGLTAYSSLYEIGKPKKGETIFISAASGAVGQLVGQIAKHEGLKVIGSVGSDEKLKYITEELGFDSGFNYKNEKPADALARLAPDGIDIYYENVGGEHMAAALDALNNFGRIVVCGLISQYNSDPYPIKNIHNVLVKRIDMRGFIVGDPGMGDKYAADHQKYVQQWIKEGSFKPLIHETVGIDNSAEGLVGIFHGKNLGKAVLKF, from the coding sequence CAAGGCTCTTGTCTTCAAGAAGATCCCCGAGGGATACCCCATCCCCGGTGAGCACCTTGCCGTCGAGTCTGCCGCCTATGACGCCAACGTGCCCGCCCCCGAAAACGGTGTCGTCGTGCAGTCGCTCTACACCAGCTTCGACCCCTACATGCGTGGCCGTATGCGCTCTGCTCACATCAAGTCCTACGCTCCTCCCTTCCACCTCAATGAGGCCCTCAACAGCCGCTCCATCGCCAAGGTTATCCGCTCCAACAATGACACCTACAAGGAGGGCGACATCGTCGTCGGCCACATTCCCATCCAGGAGTACATCGCCCTGAACGGCGAGCAGACCGCTGCTGCCATTAGCGTGCTTCAGAACCCCTTGGAAATTGAGGACATTCGTGTCTACCTTGGTCCCCTGGGTATGCCCGGTCTGACCGCCTACTCGTCGCTCTATGAGATCGGTAAGCCCAAGAAGGGTGAGACCATCTTCATCTCCGCAGCGAGCGGTGCTGTCGGCCAGCTGGTTGGTCAGATCGCCAAGCACGAGGGCCTCAAGGTCATTGGCAGTGTCGGATCGGACGAGAAGCTGAAGTACATCACTGAGGAGCTGGGCTTCGACAGCGGCTTCAACTACAAGAACGAGAAGCCTGCGGACGCTCTTGCCCGTCTGGCCCCTGACGGTATCGATATCTACTACGAGAACGTCGGTGGTGAGCACATGGCGGCTGCTCTGGACGCTCTGAACAACTTTGGTCGCATCGTTGTTTGCGGTCTCATCTCGCAGTACAACTCGGACCCCTACCCCATCAAGAACATCCACAATGTCCTCGTCAAGCGTATTGACATGCGCGGTTTCATCGTCGGTGACCCTGGTATGGGTGACAAGTACGCTGCGGACCACCAGAAGTACGTACAGCAGTGGATCAAGGAGGGCTCCTTCAAGCCTCTCATCCACGAGACCGTTGGTATTGACAACTCGGCTGAGGGATTGGTTGGAATCTTCCACGGAAAGAACTTGGGCAAGGCTGTTCTCAAGTTTTAG